The sequence below is a genomic window from Lytechinus pictus isolate F3 Inbred chromosome 6, Lp3.0, whole genome shotgun sequence.
ctatataaatgccaattattattatcatcattcagttcagtCTGAAATGTAACAAAATACATCCACCTGTATTTCAGTTCATATTTGAcatgatttgtattatttcctttctttttttcagcaAGTATCACAGATGGATGGCGATCTGAAGACCAAATCTCATGCATATAACAGTATTAAGGGAAATCTGCAAACACTAGAGAGAAAAGCCACGTAAGTTACAGGTCAAAGGCCAAGTCAATGGCCTTTGGAGCACTATGTTAACCGATGGTTTAATGGATAACTAAAGTTGTATGTGGGATACATGGATAGTGATCAAGTTTGACCAAATTGCTGTTTTGGTGCAAGTTTCAACTCATAaccaaaatctgaaaatgaGCTAGCATACAGAGTCTGATTACAGTAGTATTAAACTCTGTTATGCACAAGGGCAAACTAATTCTTACTCTcgtatttcatcaaaatttgttgactgacaagttgttagatctgacaatttccttgattttgattggctcagAAACATCGTTACTATACTAATTGTGGGATAAAAAACAGGATTTGTTGGAAGGATAATCTGACAAATCTTGTGAAATGTTCCGGGAAGACAAAAATTGAGGTCAGACGTACGGAAAagataattatttcatgaaattgctcggatataaaagtggaattctcttttattttacagAGGAAGCTTATTGTCGCGGAACCTTGGAGACATCGTCAAGAAGGATGATTTCATCAATGAGTCAGAATATCTCACAACGCTGCTTGTCGTCGTTCAAAAGTAGGATATATTCTCATCTATTTCATATGCATTTATAGTATTAAAGGAGAGTGACACACTGGGAACCAGTTAGCTtgtatgaaaatagaaaaataaaaaaatgcacttATAAATGATTATACAATTCCCAGTGCTTATACTCTCTAAATTAGCAacacaaatgaaaacaaatattaaaaaatattatttctatctttttgaatatttttgaaaatgtcatTCATATACGTTTTTACTCTTTCTTGTATTGGTACACATGTAAACCAATATTTGGTTACTTCAGATTATGTTCATGAGTAAAATAGTTGTAAATTTGAGGCTAAAAAGTTGTGTTTCTCTATGTATTATATGTATAAACACGGCTCTTAACAAAGCCCAACCCTAGAAGTCTCCGTCAACtctaagtggggggggggggggggggctttaataAAGTCATATCTGACattatttctgaaataattctcatgttattgttttgtttctttctctttgGCAGGAATCTCTACTCTGATTGGACTTTGAAGTATGAGAAACTTTCAGACATGGTTGTACCAAGGTCAACAAGGTGAGTCAAACaagcaaatgttttttttatatcctttgCTTAAAGATTGTTGCACTGAAAGTGGACACAAAGAGTAAACAAACAGATTTACTAGGAAAAAAACttttgccatgaaatagttcattttccttgctgatgTCAcgcttatggggtgttgcaagaaacttgcgatcaattgcaagtctatttttggacCCTAAATCAATCATGTGTCTtgtagttaattgcaaattagtgattgattgttaATCTttaaacaagaagtttaatctgatgtGCTACAACTATCGTTGATCTATCATTTGTAAAATTGCAAccgaatatttgcaattgatcgcaaatattttcttgcaacaccccctaagtccATGTTTTCCAGAGGGAACAAAATGAACTATACATGTACGTTTttccgaccccccccccacgcGTACTGCACTCAAGACCCGTACACTGTCATGCATGGCAGCTGAAGCCACTGTGCGCATCTCACTGGGTGTGCCTagcactggggggggggggggatgggctGCCTGCAAAGTGATCAGCATATCCGAAAAGTTAATGAAATTGTTCCTAAGTTAttagttttttaaatatttattttctcttttttgatGTGATGAGGAATGATATAGGTGGAGGGGATATAAATCAAGTGTACAATGACTCATTCTCGGAACAGTAAAACTATACACACTCAAGGGTGCTATTGATGTTCTTTCAATGTGAATAATTTCAGCCAGATTCTCGAGCGTCATAGTATATTTGTACATTAACATGGAGTTTGTGGGGTTTGTCATTATCCTGAATGGTAGCAGTTACAAATGGAATACGGTTCTGcgctcagaatgttgcattgtgGGTAAGGAACTTGTCCAGAATTGAATGGTTGAGGACTTTAGTTGGTACTATAGTGGtggtggagcgttgtggcccattGGATTaatctccggactttgaaacagagggtcgtgcttgggttcaaatcccagccatggcgtagtttccttcagccaGAAATTAATCCACCtgggtgaggtgaatgggtaccaggcaggaatttattccttgaaatgccgagcgcgtaaaagctgcttgagctacagccggggtaataatatccaagtcctttggaagcgaaTAGAGACCTTACTCATAATGTGTtaggcgctatacaagaaccgactattattattattatactagACTTCAGATAATTATTTGCATTGAATGGGTGAAAGCTTGTCTTCAGTATTGATTCTACGgtatgtttcatgaagcactttgtcagtgattttcacaagcaattcattctgagccaatcagatgcaaggatttcagtagcttataacaatagtgaaaaatcaatgattatttgtttcatgaaatgctcccctgttTAAATCAAGAGTGCTTATTAAAAGAGCAGAGTACATTACCTGAAGAAGACAAGAAAGCTTTAGCCAAtcggatgcaaggatttcagtggcTTTTAACAGTTTTTGGTGGAAATcgtttattttgtgaaatacccTCCATGTTTGTTTATTATGCAGGATGATCTATGAGGACAATGATCATGGTTTATACAGCGTCACATTATTCAAGAAAGTCGTAGATGAATACAAGCTACATGCCAGGGAAAACAAGTGAGTATTGATCCATGCTTGCCAACTGTCCCCATTTAACCCTAATACTCTTGACATTTATTGCAAAATATCCGCGGCACAAAATTGTTTCCTCACCACTCTCTAACATTTTTAGACCAATTTTGCGATGCCGGggagagaaaacaagaaaattttcatcCACAATGTCCCTATTTTTAGTGAAACTTTGCCCACAGGCTTGTGTAAAAAGTTTAGCAATGTccctattttgttatttttaatttattttttgtgataCCTTGTACCTGTTAAATGGACTTGAAATGTTGGCAGGTATGTGAATCTAAGATTCGTCAGTAGTGAATTCATTATAGGGTGATAATTAGAATAGGGAAAAGGGACAATGATCGGGGTTTATACAGCGTTACATTATTCAAGAAAGTCGTAGACGAATGCAAACTACATGCCAGGGAAAACAAGTGAGTATCAAAACAAGCTCCATTTATTATAGTgtgagaataaaagaaagagataGTGATCATGGTTTATACCATGTAacatttctgttattttcagcAGGTACTTTTCACAACTAATTGCTTTTAATCTGCAATATCGATTTAGCTTTAATTTTGCATTGAATGGGGAATtttggagtttattttttttttatttccagggctcttttgatcATTTTGGGGGCGAAATCGCCCTGAGCCCCTCTGTATTTTTTCCCTGGTTTATACAAGCGTCATGTGAGTTGATAATAACCATTCATTTACTTTTACCTTTAACCTCTTGCATATAGGTTCACGGTGAAagattttatatacaagaaaaTGTAACTCATAACCATACATTTAACCTTTGAACTTTGACCTCTTACACAGATGTATTATCTGAGAGTGTACATACAATGATCAATGTTGCTAATCAGAACATTCTCATATAACTTGAAATTTGACATATTGCATACGTTCAGGGTGGAATGGCTCATATAAATTGAGATGTTTGAATAAACTTTAATGCTAAACTAAcctttcatttaatatttgaacTTCGACCTTTTTCACAGGTTTATTGTTAGAGATTTCACATACAATGAAGAGTAATGCTAACAATAGACTAATTTAAACTTTGAACTCTGACCTTTTGTAGGTCTGTAGTAAGTGGTCTCATgtacaataaaaattaaatgccAACTATAACCTTTCATTTAAACTTTGAACTTTGACCCCTTATGTAGGTTCATGGTCAGAGATACAATGAAGAGTAATGCTAACAATAGACTTAGTTCAACTTTGAACTCTGACCTTGTGTAGGTTTGTAGTAAGTGATCTCATGTACAATACAAATCCAATTCCAACCATAACCTTTCATTTAAACTTTGAACTTTGACCCCTTACATAGGTTCATGGTCAGAGAGTTCACATACAATGAAGAGGAGTTAAATGCAGGGAAGAATGAGCTTAACAAGCTAGCAGCTGACAAGAAAAGGCAATATGTAAGAAACCATTTTAATCTAATTTATTTTAGACAAAGTAGCGATACGTTATAGTTTGGTTATAGATTTGTTATGCAGAACCTAAAACAAAATCGTGCCAAAGGCATCAAATGGAAGCGTAAAttcttgtaatatttttttgcacATTTTATTGCACATTTTATTCAATATCTTTGTCCAcaggaaaataattattgaaatgGTAATGTGATAGAAATGTCCATtgctgggaggggggggggggtttcatgcaatatggcaaaataaattttagatAGATATTAGCACAATGTTTCTTTAAATTATTATCACTAATTTTATGCAAAAATGGagatttaaaaaggaaaaaaaatgcagcAATGAAGAAAAAGTTCTTATGTTGCcaattgaaataatgtacagTTGATTGTTTCCTGCTAGGTGTAATGTATAAATAAGCTCACAccaattttaataatttttaagtGAAGATATAACGAAAAGAATTTCCACTGTGGGTATTATTTATCAATAGTTTGTGCGTACATAACGCCCatttctttatgtttttttgCAGGGACCTCTGGTTCGATGGCTCAAGATCAACTTCAGTGAAGCATTCCAAGCTTGGGTACACGTCAAAGCTCTAAGGGTGTTCGTAGAATCAGTTTTAAGGTAGGTTCGATGATGAACAGAGAACTTTTGGAGCCGCTTGTCTGACGGCAGCGGCGtcttcaacattgaaatcttgaccaactttaagtttttgaaatgtcataacttagaaagtatgcGGACTTTTTCATGAGCTTGGACAtacgagtaatcaagtatcactgaacatcctgcctaagtttcaggatacatgaccaaggtcaaaggtcatttagggtcaatgaactcaaACTGTTTTGGGGggatcaacattgaaatcttaaacaaGGTTAGGTATTTGTaatgttataactttgaaagtatatggatctagttaatGAAATTTGgatgtaagagtaatcaagtatcactgattgtctttcatgatcaaggtcaaaggtcatttaggtcaatgaactttgaccgtgttgggggtatttgttgaaatgctgtcaaaactttgaaagaccatggatttagttcatgaaaacATGGGCATAAGGGTAGTCAAATATCACCTATTGCCTTGCACAAGtctttggtcacatgatcaaggtcatttagggtcagtgagCTTAGTAATTCATTGTCATATGATTGgtattttttgtaaatgaatCTTCATCTTAGTTGTTTTctaagtcagcactgctgcagtatcaaatcgcgtaatgcaggtgagtcTGCCAGAGGCTTTCCACTTGTTTCTGCATTCTACTTGTTTACCAAATCGCTTTGATCTCTCAAATTTTTCTTCTAGATATGGTCTACCAGTCAACTTCCAGCCCATGATACTACAACCTTACAAGAAAACGCAAAAGAAAATGAGGGAGGTCCTAAACACGCTCTACGGCCATTTAGACGGAAGCAACATTACAGCCAAAGATGCAAAAGTGGTAAGTATGATTAGGTTGTGCTATAAAACGGGTTCAAGGATGTAGCCATGGGCATCAGAGCAAAGGATTATATTTTGGTATTGGTGAAACATTTATTGCACCTCCCCCAtgcacaaaagataatcctctgcgcTGACGCCCATGGATGTAGCTAATATCAAGTGGGCATACAAGCCTTGCGTCCATGCTTTATTTCTATAATTGTTTCTTTATGCCTTGTTTTTGGGGTGCAGTGCTGCATgtgatatataatataatataataattcttCAAAGGAAAGGTTATGCCCCAAGGATTTTGACGTGCTTGCTCAGGCGCGCATACTGGATATGCCTGTCACGTCACTATAGCAGGAGCCAGATGTGATCTCTTCTTTTTTGCAATCCTAGCAAACAAATTATGCAGAGACCtagtaatcacttttcctgttagTCTGTCGGTCTGTTacaaatatgtttttgttttacttgcTCTCATTATGTTCGCACTTCCTACAAacgatccttgggtaatacctcATTTGTTTTCAAGAGGATGATTTGATGGGtcaaaaggtaaaatgataTGAGGCCATGTCTATCCTTTTTCAAAGGTTTTGtttaacttgctctcatttctttaatttttttaacatcaATTGTGATCACAATTGGTACAAATGATACTTGTGTAATACCCCATGTGTGTTCATGAGGATAATGAGGCCAATGGTCACTTAgaggtcaaaagatcatattgcatatttcattgattGCAAAATTGGGAGACTCATGATTCCGTATCACGgtgtataaaataaattatgcgtATTGTTTATAATCACTTGGTTTATAAACAGTTGGTCTACTTCCCACATAGTCCTATCATCATTTATATGTACTGTAGACAGTCCTGCTTTTTGTAATCAATAATGGTTTATGTATGGAATACCAGTTTGCCTGTTTTGAAATTATCCCTCACTCCTCATAACATGCGTCCAAGTCTAATGTCTTTTTTGAGATAGGCTGCAGAGCACTTTTAAGATTatagcagatgatgatgatgatgatgatgattgtctCTGTGTCAGGCAATCATCTAAGAGTTTCCTGTCAGTGGGGTTTGAGATTTTGGTCAAATTATCTTTATCTGCACATGTGCAGATCGTATCAACGAACTGGCCTATTTGCTGAGTTTTCATACATccttctcattctctctctatTCTCTTCttgatttatcattattatttgagtgTGTTCATAACAGCTTCTGAAATCTTATGTTCTTTCTTGCCTTTCAGAtaaattttttcatataaatttaTCTGATAGCTTTATCTGAAAatattgtggcccagtggattagtcttcttactttgaaacagagggtcatgggttcgaatcccagccatggtgtaatttccttcagcaagaaatgtatccacattgtgctgcacccaacccagatgaggtgaatgggtacccggcagaattaattccttgaatgcactgagtgctgaaaggcagctcgagctcaagccggggtaataataataaacaatgcgactcggaatagattatttctagatagatggcgctatataagttcctattattatttttattatcatgtcctccttttctcttttctcttctttcacaGGCTGTTGATATGCCAGGTCTAATGTTTGCAAACACCGAGTACTACCCCTATGTCTTCTAccctattcaaatcaacttctgcgACTGAGCCGAACTTTCCAGCCGTCATCGTGGACTTTTTTAACCTTAGCTAGGACACAGTACATCTCATTCATCAAGtttgtcattttctttattgttgATCCCCTTCTGAGTCCCCCAGTTTATGTTTCATGCAAGGACCTGTCAGATGATTTATCTGACAAAGTCTGTTTTATttgacagttaccatggtaacagtgcttgtcagccaatcaaaatcaaggaaagttgtgaGACAAGGAATGTTGATAAAAGCTCCTCAGATGTGTTATCCGACAATGTCTGCTTCAGACAGTAACCATACTAACGGTTGGACAATGGTGCATCTCAGACAATCATAAACAAGAAAAGTTATCAGGGGGCGTAAACTGATGTCAGCAATGACTAAGTTGTCAGCGCTgataatttcagtgaaatccttggttttggtTAGCTGAGAGGCACTGGCTTCTGACAATTAGTATGGTAATTGTCAGGGAAAGacaaattgtcagtgctgactacTTTCATGAAGTGGTCCCACGATCTTGAAAACTTGtctgataacaaatattgatgacaccccccccccctgtagttCAAAGCTGATGATCGTATTCCTCGTCACGAATAAGAACCCCATGCTCATTACACTGTGTGATTTCTAGTTTTATTGTTAACTGTTTGGTGTCAGTGTTTAGCTGATATTTACCATATCTCAGCACGAATCTTAAAATGAATCCAGCGCTGTAGCCATACTCAAAAGGTAATGAAGTAGCAATAATGCAATTTGAATCTCTTCTGTAAGCTTACATTAGATGTTGAAGGTTTTATCTATCTTTTAAATGCCAAAACGAAACACGAAAATTAAAATCACTGTATGGAGCTCATTTTTGAGAAATTCATTTTGGGGTTGCAAGTAACTTATGTATTGTTGATTGCAAATTTCATTAGCAAATTTGTCACTGATCAATCAATTCTAATATAAACAAGATACAGGTGTCACAATACAGGCCATAGAACTCAAACAATTGGCAAAGTTGCAGCAGGTTTTGAGTCAGGTATGCAAGCTATGTACTGCTTATATAAAGTAAAATTTCACCCCAAGTTTATCagaggagcgtttcatgaaatgttttgtCGGTGATATTTACTGACTGATTTACTCTCGGCCAATCAGATgctaggatttcagtagcttataacaattgtCAGTGAAGCTCattatttgcttcatgaaacaagCCCCATATTTTACTGTTCCCAATACTTTCAAATTAGGCAGAGTTTAGTAtggatattgaaatttaaatattatgtccatcACTGACAAATCTTACAAACTACTGCAAATCCTAGCATCCGATTGATCACTGAATATACTTTTTCCATGAAACAGTCCTCTTATTTTAGAAGGCCTATTCCTACAATCTATAAATTCACTTGTACATATTAACCGATATTCTAATTTTATGAGACAATGCTGTTTATTTAAACTGTGAAAAGTATGTGTTTTACAAATTTGGGGCAATAATAGTGTTTAAACTATGTTCTTTGTATTTCCATTATTTGTGTAAAGGTAGCTAGCTTTCTGGGTCCATATTTATATAACCTGAATATTGGTCGCATTTATCGTATTTTCAAGAAATTATGAAGAAAACCCTGTCATTTGTTTATGTGAAGGAAGACAtctggggccgtttcataaagctgcttgtaagttaagagtgactttaagaatgactggtgatccttgtggtaaatgatattcaccattaaatgttcattggtgattatttagcacgcaagaaaggatcaccagtcattcttatatacaaacagctttatgaaacacccatctggTCCAGGAGtttgttgcagaaagagttgcgatcaaacacaacacaaaaaaattgaatgcaaCTTCATTTTCAACCTATGAAATGTGTGTATTAGGGGCTtgcaattgatattttttaagttaccTTTAAACACAACTCCTTCTGCAACTTCGACCTGAAGGGGTATTGGCCTCAGTAGTGTCACCAAAGGTTTTATAAAAAGATCCTATAACTTGTTTATGTGTAGGTGTAAGACATCCAGGCCAGGTCTTACGAAGAGTGTCATTGATCCAATAAATTTCAACTTTGGAAATCCattgatatcataattcttTGAAGAAATGTCCACTCCATTGTAAACCAAAAAGATCACATTTATTGATCATGAAAACGATGTATGCACAAGTGCCCATCATATTGagaattgattttgttttaacaaaatgtgCTCTACAGGCTTCCTGAGTTTTGAAGAGCTGCGATTGATCCGAATGATCTCGTGTATAAATAGAAAGCCAGCGGGGCCAACATGTAGAACATCCATTCAAACTTTTTACTAAATACAATATACATTTGGAACATGTATCATTGTCTTGACAAAATAGGGTGCTTCTTCATGTCCAAAGGGACATTGTGCACAATTtctatacagtgtgtcccacaaaaaaggaaacccgttttcagatACAGACTTCACAGTTATTCAATATGTTTTCACTATAAATTTGACACTTGTGGAAAGAGTGGATTCTCTTCTCTAGTTTGAGACCTTGCAAATCTTTTCCGTGTGGGAGAATACAAACGGTAAATATTGAGGCCTATCAGAAACTTGcatgtgaatctgaatccactctcataTTAGAGATCACTGACTTCATTTAAGAGATCACTGAACTTCATATCAAACCAATCTTCTCAAATTTGTCTGTgcaacctgattttgacattgaaatttcaaatttgtctTGCTCATATGTGCATGAAATTTCTGCCTCATATTAGGTTTCGAAATAGAGAGCaattacaaataattttctgaagatgtaaatgaaatatacagtaattaatttgcctttgaagaaaaaagatgtgAATTCTGGATTCCTTTTTTATGGGATACACTGtataagaataaatgaattatgatattaattGAGCTCCAGGTTTAAGTTGATAAGATCAGTAGCAATTCTTCTGAAAACTGGTTTTGTATGTACGATCGAGGATACCTTTAGTAGAGTTCTGCATGAGAATGAAAATTGATGACAATTTGTTAAAAATCAGTACTTGAAATTGGTATGAGATGCAAATATAACAAAGATGAAATGTGAGCAACCTATATTATTTATCCTTAAATGTTCATCAATGTTTGTTCTTGAAAATCTTTGGTAGGTGAGGAAGTAGCTGGGTATatgtaatttgatttgtatatgacccattgatgaaaataattaatttctgtCAAGATTAGGGAGTCAATCATTCCTAGAATTAGACCACTCCCTGCTGACTTAagaggatttttaaaaaataatgttacatCGGTGCTTGTCATGTATCTGAATCACATCTGACTGTAGTTTTTCCTCATGTGATCCTGTAAATGTTCAGTTTCTATGCCTGAGAGACAATACATGCTCAGcattcaaatatatgtattttgaaGTAACGAGTACAGACTTAGTGAGAAACGTACCCTTGAATGTAAATCCTGTAACGAAAGTTATCATTATGCAAGTTTATTTGTAGAACTGATGAAACATTCCATTGCTCTAAAcctattttcatgataaatccaGTTCTAAAGATGTATCacggaataattttcctggtagtACATCGCAATATGCTCCACTTTGTTAAAGACTGCTACAAAAAAGTCTTTAATGTACATTGTAGCAGAATATTTAGGAGGACTGTACAGAACACAATTGGGAGCTTGATCAATAAGATTATGCATTAcatatcatatacgcgtcggcatttaagtgcaactcgAAGTCATACTTTacactttgtgaaacacccccctggtttGGGTAGTATTAAAgtccaggggagtgtttcacaaaagtCAAATGTGTCTTAGAATCATGTTTGAACACCAGCACGCATGCATGATGTGGTATGTAACTCATAATCCATTGCTGACTACGCCGAAGTGCACGTCTCCTGAGCTTGATCTGACCATTGCGGTGATCATTATATACCATACGCAACTGGAAATCTCAGTGTGATTCTAGTCACTTCGGTCATCTGTGAAAAACCACCCATAAATTTCCACATAAATGAACTACTGTTAATTCTCTGTATTGGTCGATTTTCATGTGTTGAATATCTGCCCATGTCTATCAATGTTTTATAGTCTTTGAACATTTGACCGCATGTGAGTGCTACTGAACATGTATCATGGGCAAAGTGTGGGCTTAAGCATTAATATCGAGTACATTGGGTCAATTATGCACAATTTAGCATCCATCTTTTAAATGTATTAAGGTAATGATATATATACCTTGggtaaaatacaaatttctgtGAAATATTTCATGATCGTTTGTTTTCTCCATTTTCATCATGTAATGGGTGGGTAATTGGATTGACTTATATGTATTACTGTTCATCATAGAgttatatatatgaaatatgatcatattatggtattgttattattgaaatatatatgtaaagaaAAGTGGTGAATTTGCCCTGTGTCATAATTGTGTTTCTTACTGTTTTAACACTATTATTTG
It includes:
- the LOC129263778 gene encoding V-type proton ATPase subunit C-like, which codes for MSGEFWLISAPGEKTCQQTWERLNGATVRFDLSLNYKFPIPDLKVGTLDTLVGLSDELGKLDSYVDNITHKLAHYLGEVLEDQKDRLAENLMANRMDLSTYVTRFQWDVAKYPIKLQLKSIAEIISKQVSQMDGDLKTKSHAYNSIKGNLQTLERKATGSLLSRNLGDIVKKDDFINESEYLTTLLVVVQKNLYSDWTLKYEKLSDMVVPRSTRMIYEDNDHGLYSVTLFKKVVDEYKLHARENKFMVREFTYNEEELNAGKNELNKLAADKKRQYGPLVRWLKINFSEAFQAWVHVKALRVFVESVLRYGLPVNFQPMILQPYKKTQKKMREVLNTLYGHLDGSNITAKDAKVAVDMPGLMFANTEYYPYVFYPIQINFCD